The sequence GTGGTCTACAAAGACCCGCGCGGCATGTCGTCGCGCGAGAAGTATTTCTGGCAGTCGGTGATCGGCCTGTTCGCGGCGGTCTATCTGGCGTTCAGCGTGTCCGAAGCGAACAACGTGCGCGTCTATGACCTGTTCATGGCGTGGGTGCGCAGTGGTTTGTCGATGGGCTTGCCGGCGCGCGCCGATCTGATGCTGCCGTTCGTCAAGTCGATCAGCTATCCGCTCGGCGTGTGGGGCTTCATCGTGCTGACGTATCTGGTGATTGTCGGTTCGAGCAATGCGGTCAATCTCACCGACGGCCTCGACGGTCTCGTGATCATGCCGGTCGTGCTGGTGGGTGCGTCGCTCGGCGTGTTCGCCTATGTGATGGGCAGCTCGGTCTACTCGAAGTATTTGCTGTTCCCACATATCGCGGGCGCGGGTGAATTGCTGATCTTCTGTTCGGCGATGGGCGGAGCCGGGCTCGCGTTTCTCTGGTTCAACACGCACCCCGCGCAGATGTTCATGGGCGACGTCGGCGCGCTTGCGCTTGGCGGCGCGCTTGGCACGGTCGCGGTGATCGTGCGTCAGGAAATCGTGCTGTTCATCATGGGCGGCATTTTCGTCGCCGAGACGCTGTCCGTGATGTTGCAGGTCACGTGGTTCAAATTCACCAAGCGCCGTTTCGGCGAAGGGCGGCGTCTCTTCAAGATGGCGCCGCTGCATCACCATTTCGAACTGTCGGGCTGGAAGGAAACGCAAGTCGTTGTGCGCTTCTGGATCATCACGCTCATGTTGTGTCTGTTCGGTTTGTCCACGCTCAAGTTGCGTTAAGCAGGTTCTAAGGGAAGCAGGCGATGTTCGGCGAGAAGTTTCGGGATCGGCAAAAGCCGATGGTGCTCGTGCTGGGACTGGGTGAATCCGGTCTCGCGATGGCGCGCTGGTGCGCGCGGCACGGCTGTCGGCTGCGTGTGGCCGATACGCGCGAGGTGCCGCCGAACCTGTCCGCGCTGGAAGCGCACCGCGTCGATGCCGAATTCGTCGGCGGCGCGTTTTCGCCAGCGTTGCTCGACGGCATCGAACTCGTGGCGATCAGCCCGGGTCTGTCGCCGCTCGCCGCCGATCTGCTGCCGCTGATCAGCGCCGCGCGCGAGCAAGGCATTCCCGTGTGGGGCGAACTCGAACTGTTCTCGCTGGCGTTGCAGACGCTCGGCGAAAGCGGCTACGCGCCGAAGGTGATTGCGATCACCGGCACTAACGGCAAGACCACCACCACGAGCCTGACCGGCCTGCTGTGCGAACGCGCCGGCAAGAAGGTCGCGGTGGCGGGCAACATCAGCCCGTCGCTGCTCGACAAGCTCAGTGAAGCGATCGACAACACCGCGCTGCCCGACGTGTGGGTGCTGGAACTGTCGAGCTTCCAGCTCGAAACCGCGCACACGTTCGCACCGGACGCGGCCGCCGTACTGAACATCACGCAAGACCACCTGGACTGGCACGGCGGGCTCGATGCATACGCCGCCGCGAAGGGCCGCATCTTCGGACCGCAGACCGTGCGCGTACTGAATCGCGACGACGCGCGGGTGATGTCCCTCGCGCCTTCGGGAGAGAGCGAAGCCGACGTCGTGACGTTCGGCGTCACCGAGCCGAAGAACGACGGCGACTACGGTTTGCTGCGCGAGAACGGCATTGTCTGGCTGGTCGAAGCGCATGACCGCGACGCGAGCGATGAGCCGGTGCCCAAGCGCCGTCGCAAGAACGAAGTCGTGGCGCTGCCGAACATCGCGCTGAAGCGCTTGATGCCGGCGGACGCCTTGCGCATTCGCGGTTTGCACAATGCCGCGAACGCGCTGGCCGCATACGCGCTTGCGCGCGCTGTCGGTTTGCCGGGGGCGCCGCTGCTGCACGGCTTGCGCGAATACCGTGGCGAGCCGCATCGGGTGGAATTGATCGCGTCGATCGAAGGCATCGATTACGTGGACGACAGCAAGGGCACCAACGTCGGCGCGACGGTCGCAGCACTCGACGGCCTCGCCCAACGCGTGGTGCTGATCGCCGGCGGCGACGGCAAGGGTCAGGAGTTCGATCCGCTCGCCGCGCCGGTCATGCGCTGGTGCCGTGCCGTGATGCTGATCGGCCGCGACGCGCCGCAGATTCGCGCCGCGCTGGAACACACCGGCATCGCGTTGACGGACCACGCCACGCTCGAAGACGCGACGCGCGCCGCCACCGCGTTGGCGCAACCGGGCGACGCCGTGCTGCTGTCGCCGGCCTGCGCGAGCTTCGACATGTTCAAGGGTTACGCGCACCGCGCCGAAGTATTTCGCGGCACGGTGGAAGACATCGCGGCCGAACGGGGGACGATGATATGAGCTGGTCGGAACGCTTCGGTTCACGCACCGCGGGCGCCGGCGAAGGCGCCTCGGGCGGCGGCGCGGCGCGCGTCGGCGGTCGCACGGGCAGCGGGCTGGCGAGCGCCGTCAACGGCGTGCGTCCGCTGCGCTCGCGGATGCTCGACTACGATCACTCGCTGCTGTGGGTGGTCGTCGCGCTGCTCGGGCTCGGCGTCGTGATGGTGTATTCGGCGTCGATCGCGATGCCGGACTCGCCGAAGTATTCGTCGTACCGCGACTGGGCGTTTCTCGCCCGGCAGATTCTATTCGTGGTGCTGGGCTCGGTGATCGGCATCGTCGCGTTTCGCGTTCCGATCTCGACGTGGGACAAGTACGCGCCGAAGCTCTTCCTGATCTCGCTGTTCGCGCTGGTGATCGTGCTGATTCCGCACATCGGCAAGGGCGTGAACGGTGCGCGCCGCTGGATTCCGCTCGGCATTACGAACATGCAGCCGTCGGAAATCATGAAGCTCGCGGTGACGATCTACGCCGCGAACTACACGGTGCGCAAGCAGGAATACATGCACAGCTTCGCCAAAGGCTTTCTGCCCATGGCGGTCGCGGTTGGCCTCGTCGGCGCGTTGCTGCTGCTCGAGCCGGACATGGGCGCGTTCATGGTGATCGCGGCGATCGCGATGGGCGTGCTGTTCCTCGGCGGCGTGAACGGCAAGCTGTTCGGCGGGCTGGTGGCCACGGCGGTGGGCACGTTCAGCTTGCTGGTGTGGGCGTCGCCCTGGCGCCGCGAGCGGATTTTCGCGTACCTCGATCCGTGGGACGACCGTTACGCGCAGGGCAAGGCGTATCAATTGACGCACTCGCTGATCGCCTTCGGGCGCGGCGAGTGGTTCGGCGTGGGTCTCGGCGGCAGCGTCGAGAAGCTCAACTATCTGCCGGAAGCGCATACGGACTTCATCCTCGCGGTGATCGGCGAGGAACTCGGTTTTGTCGGCGTGCTGGTGGTGATCCTGATGTTCTACTGGATCGTGCGCCGGTCGTTCGAGATCGGCCGTCAGGCGCTCGCGCTCGACCGCACGTTCGCGGGCCTGGTCGCGAAGGGCCTCGGCATCTGGTTCGGCGCGCAGACCTTCATCAACATGGGCGTGAACCTCGGGCTGCTGCCGACCAAAGGGCTTACGTTGCCGCTCGTCAGTTATGGCGGCTCGGGCATTTTGCTGAACTGCGTCGCGGTGGCGGTGTTGATGCGCGTGGATTACGAGAACCGGGTGCTGATGCGCGGAGGGAAGGTATGACCGCAGCGCCGCAACGCACGCTGATGGTGATGGCCGGTGGCACCGGGGGACACGTGTTCCCGGGCCTCGCGGTCGCGCACCTGATGCAGGCGTGGGGCTGGAAGGTCGTATGGCTCGGCAACCCGGCGGGCATGGAAGCGACGCTGGTGCCGAAGCACGGCATCCCGATGGAATACGTGCGCTTCGGCGGACTGCGCGGTAAAGGGTTGAAGACCAAGCTGATGCTGCCGCTGAATCTGCTGCGCGCCTGCTCGCAAAGTCTTTCCGTGCTGCGTCGCGTGAAGCCGGACGTCGTGCTCGGCATGGGCGGCTACATCACGTTTCCGGCGGGTTTGATGACCGCATTGAGCGGTCGTCCGCTGGTGCTGCATGAACAGAATTCGATCGCGGGCCTCGCCAACAAGGTGCTCGCGAAAGTTGCCAAACGCGTGCTGGTTGCGTTCCCGAACGCATTGCCGCACGGCGAATGGACAGGAAACCCGATTCGTGAGGAACTTGCGCGCGCAATTGCACCCAAAGCACGCTACGCGCAACGCAGTGGTCCGCTGAATGTGCTGGTGGTGGGCGGCAGTTTGGGCGCGGCGGCGTTGAACGAAGTAGTGCCGCGTGCGGTCGCGTTGCTCGCGCCGAACGAACGGCCGCGCATCGTGCATCAGGCCGGCGCGAAGCATATCGACGCGCTACGCGAGAACTACGCGGCAGCGGGATTGCCGGCCGGCGACGGTGAGCAGAACAGCGTCGAACTCGTGCCGTTCATCGACGACATGACCAGTGCGTATGCGAACGCCGATCTGGTGATCTGCCGTTCGGGCGCAATGACGGTGTCGGAGATTTCAGCGGTTGGGGTGGCGGCGTTCTTCGTGCCGTTCCCGTTTGCCGTAGACGATCATCAAACAACCAATGCAGCGTTCCTCGCCGGCAACGGCGCGGCGCTGGTCGTGCAGCAACGCGATCTGTCGGCGGAAATGCTCGCCGACTGGTTGCGCAGCCAGACGCGGGCAAGTCTCGCGGAGATGGCGGAGCGTTCGCGCTCGCTCGCGAAACCCGACGCCACGGAACAGGTCGCGCAGATTTGCGCGACCGTGGCGGGTTCGATTTCGGGCGCGAGCCCAGAAGGAAAGCAATGAAACACATCGTCAAACATATTCACTTTGTCGGCATTGGCGGTGTCGGCATGAGCGGCATCGCGGAGGTGTTGGTCAACCTCGGCTACCAGGTGAGCGGCTCGGATCTGACGAGCAACGCGATCACCGATCGTCTGGCGAACCTCGGCGCGCGGATCGCGATCGGTCACGCGGCGGAGAACATTGAAGGCGCGAACGCGGTGGTCGTCTCGACCGCGGTGCGTAGCGACAACCCGGAAGTGCTGGCCGCGCGTCATCGCCGCATTCCGATCGTGCCGCGCGCGGTGATGCTCGCGGAATTGATGCGTCTGAAGCAGGGCATTGCGATTGCCGGTACGCACGGCAAGACCACGACCACCTCGCTGGTGGCGAGCGTGCTGGCGGCGGGCGGGCTCGATCCGACCTTCGTGATCGGCGGCCGGCTGATCAGCGCGGGTGCGAATGCGCGGCTGGGTACGGGCGACTTTATCGTCGCCGAGGCGGACGAGTCCGACGCGTCGTTCCTGAATCTGTTCCCGGTGATCGAAGTTATTACTAACATCGACGCCGATCACATGGACACCTACGGCCACGATTTCGCGCGGCTCAAGCAGGCGTTCATCGAGTTCACGCACCGTCTGCCGTTTTACGGTATCGCGGTGCTGTGCGTCGACGATCCGAACGTGAAGGAAATCCTGCCGTTCGTGTCGAAGCCGATCATTCGCTACGGTCTGGCGCCCGATGCGCAGGTGCGCGCGGTCAACGTCACGGCGCACGACGGCAAGATGCATTTCACCGCCATGCGTGAAGACGCGGCGCCGCTCGACATCGTGCTGAACCTGCCGGGTGAGCACAATGTGCAGAACGCGTTGGCCGCGATTGCGATTGCGACTGAACTTGAAGTGAAAGATGCCGATATCCAGCGAGCGCTGGCGGATTTCAACGGCGTGGGCCGACGCTTCCAGCGTTACGGCGAAGTGCCGGTCGTGAGCGAAGGTAACGGTAGCGGCACGTACACGCTGGTCGACGACTACGGTCACCACCCGGTCGAAATGGCCGCGACGGTGGCGGCGGCGCGCGGCGCGTTTCCGGGCCGGCGTCTGGTGCTGGCGTTCCAGCCGCACCGCTTCACGCGCACGCGTGACTGCTTCGAAGATTTTGTGAAGGTGCTGTCGACCGTCGACGCGCTCGTGCTGACCGAAGTCTATTCGGCCGGCGAAGCGCCGATCGTCGCCGCGGATGGCCGCGCGTTGGCGCGCGCGCTGCGCGTGACGGGCAAGGTCGAACCGGTGTTTGTCGATTCGGTGGACGAAGTGCCGGACGCGCTCGCAGCAGTAGTGCGCGCCGGCGATGTGGTGATCACGATGGGCGCGGGTTCGATCGGCGGTGTGCCGGGTCGCCTCGCTCAGGAAACGAAGGTGTGAGATGAGCGGTATCGATCCGAAAAAATTCGGCAAGGTGGCAGTACTTCTCGGCGGTGAATCCGCCGAGCGCGAAGTGTCGCTCACGTCCGGCCGCCTGGTGCTGCAAGGACTGCGCGACGCCGGTATCGACGCGCATCCGTTCGACCCGTCCGAGCGTCCGCTCGGCGCGTTGAAGGCGGAAGGCTTCGACCGCGCGTTCATTGCGTTGCATGGCGGTTACGGCGAGAACGGCCAGATTCAGGGCGCGCTCGACTTCTACGGCATCAAGTACAACGGCAGCGGCGTGCTCGGCTCGGCGCTCGGTCTGGACAAGTTCCGCACCAAGCTCGTGTGGCAGCAACTCGGCATTCCGACGCCGCCGTTCGAAACCGTGCTGCGCGGCGACGATTACGCGGCGCGCGCGCAGGACATCGTCGCGAAGCTCGGCTTGCCGCTGTTCGTGAAGCCGGCGAGCGAAGGGTCGAGCGTCGCGGTGATCAAGGTGAAGAGCGCGGACGCGTTGCCGGCCGCGTTACTCGAAGCGATCAAGTACGACAAGATCGTCGTGGTCGAGAAGAGCATTGAAGGCGGCGGCGAGTACACCGCGTGCATTGCCGGCGATCTCGATCTGCCGCTGATCCGCATCGTGCCGGCCGGCGAGTTTTACGACTATCACGCGAAGTACATCGCGAACGACACGCAGTATCTGATTCCGTGCGGACTCGCGCCCGAAGAAGAAGCGCGTCTGAAAGTGCTGGCGCGCCGCGCGTTCGACGTGCTCGGCTGCACCGATTGGGGCCGCGCCGATTTCATGATGGACGCCGACGGCAATGCGTATTTTCTGGAAGTGAACACGGCGCCTGGCATGACCGATCACTCGCTGCCGCCGAAAGCGGCGCGCGCGGTGGGCATCAGCTATCAGGATCTGGTTGTCGGCGTGTTGGCGCTGACGCTGCAGGACTAACCGGGGCGACCCGAAAGCAACACCATGTGGAACAACGTTCGCCAGCTCAATTTCGCCGCCAACGCGCTGAACGCGTTGCTGGTGCTCGTGCTGCTGGCGGCGGGCGGTTACTGGCTGATCCAGCGCCCGAATTTCGCGCTGCGCGAAATCCAGATCGACGGCGACACCGAGCACATCAATTCACCGACGGTGCGCGCCGGGGTAGTAGGGCGGTTGAAGGGCAATTTTTTCACGGTCGATCTCGACGTCGCGCGGCAAGCGTTCGAGCAGATGCCGTGGGTGCGTCACGCGAGCGTGCGGCGCGTCTGGCCGAATGCGCTGGCTGTCACGCTGGAGGAGTACAAACCGCTGGGAACGTGGGGCAGCGATCAGTTGGTGAGCGTCGACGGCGATCTGTTCACGGCGAACCAGGGCGAGCTCGAAGAAGATCTGCCCGCGTTCGACGGCCCGGACGGCACGGCCAAAGAAGTTGTCGCGCGCTATCACGATTTTCAGAAGTGGTTCGCGCCGCTGGGCGCGACGCCGGATGAAGTGACGCTGTCGCCGCGTTATGCGTGGACGGTGAAGTTGTCGAACGGAACGCAGGTGGAACTCGGGCGCGAACGCAATCAGGACACGCTGCTCGATCGCAGCAAGCGCCTGACCGCGGCGTGGAATGCGGTGACGCAACGTTGGGGAAAGGATATCGAGTATGCGGACTTGCGCTATCCGAACGGTTTCGCGATTCGTGCCGCTGGCATGCGCTTTATCAGCGAACCCGACAAGGGCAAGAAGTAAACGGACATCACACGCAATGAGCACGCTATGAGTAAAGACTATAAAGATCTG is a genomic window of Paraburkholderia bryophila containing:
- the murC gene encoding UDP-N-acetylmuramate--L-alanine ligase, with the protein product MKHIVKHIHFVGIGGVGMSGIAEVLVNLGYQVSGSDLTSNAITDRLANLGARIAIGHAAENIEGANAVVVSTAVRSDNPEVLAARHRRIPIVPRAVMLAELMRLKQGIAIAGTHGKTTTTSLVASVLAAGGLDPTFVIGGRLISAGANARLGTGDFIVAEADESDASFLNLFPVIEVITNIDADHMDTYGHDFARLKQAFIEFTHRLPFYGIAVLCVDDPNVKEILPFVSKPIIRYGLAPDAQVRAVNVTAHDGKMHFTAMREDAAPLDIVLNLPGEHNVQNALAAIAIATELEVKDADIQRALADFNGVGRRFQRYGEVPVVSEGNGSGTYTLVDDYGHHPVEMAATVAAARGAFPGRRLVLAFQPHRFTRTRDCFEDFVKVLSTVDALVLTEVYSAGEAPIVAADGRALARALRVTGKVEPVFVDSVDEVPDALAAVVRAGDVVITMGAGSIGGVPGRLAQETKV
- a CDS encoding D-alanine--D-alanine ligase; protein product: MSGIDPKKFGKVAVLLGGESAEREVSLTSGRLVLQGLRDAGIDAHPFDPSERPLGALKAEGFDRAFIALHGGYGENGQIQGALDFYGIKYNGSGVLGSALGLDKFRTKLVWQQLGIPTPPFETVLRGDDYAARAQDIVAKLGLPLFVKPASEGSSVAVIKVKSADALPAALLEAIKYDKIVVVEKSIEGGGEYTACIAGDLDLPLIRIVPAGEFYDYHAKYIANDTQYLIPCGLAPEEEARLKVLARRAFDVLGCTDWGRADFMMDADGNAYFLEVNTAPGMTDHSLPPKAARAVGISYQDLVVGVLALTLQD
- a CDS encoding cell division protein FtsQ/DivIB, yielding MWNNVRQLNFAANALNALLVLVLLAAGGYWLIQRPNFALREIQIDGDTEHINSPTVRAGVVGRLKGNFFTVDLDVARQAFEQMPWVRHASVRRVWPNALAVTLEEYKPLGTWGSDQLVSVDGDLFTANQGELEEDLPAFDGPDGTAKEVVARYHDFQKWFAPLGATPDEVTLSPRYAWTVKLSNGTQVELGRERNQDTLLDRSKRLTAAWNAVTQRWGKDIEYADLRYPNGFAIRAAGMRFISEPDKGKK
- the mraY gene encoding phospho-N-acetylmuramoyl-pentapeptide-transferase codes for the protein MLLALAQWLQNDASFLRVFSYLTFRAVMATITALLIGLVCGPAVIRKLTAMKVGQAVRKDGPQSHLIKSGTPTMGGVLILLGIAVATLLWADLTNRFIWIVMLVTFGFGVIGWVDDYRKVVYKDPRGMSSREKYFWQSVIGLFAAVYLAFSVSEANNVRVYDLFMAWVRSGLSMGLPARADLMLPFVKSISYPLGVWGFIVLTYLVIVGSSNAVNLTDGLDGLVIMPVVLVGASLGVFAYVMGSSVYSKYLLFPHIAGAGELLIFCSAMGGAGLAFLWFNTHPAQMFMGDVGALALGGALGTVAVIVRQEIVLFIMGGIFVAETLSVMLQVTWFKFTKRRFGEGRRLFKMAPLHHHFELSGWKETQVVVRFWIITLMLCLFGLSTLKLR
- the murG gene encoding undecaprenyldiphospho-muramoylpentapeptide beta-N-acetylglucosaminyltransferase — encoded protein: MTAAPQRTLMVMAGGTGGHVFPGLAVAHLMQAWGWKVVWLGNPAGMEATLVPKHGIPMEYVRFGGLRGKGLKTKLMLPLNLLRACSQSLSVLRRVKPDVVLGMGGYITFPAGLMTALSGRPLVLHEQNSIAGLANKVLAKVAKRVLVAFPNALPHGEWTGNPIREELARAIAPKARYAQRSGPLNVLVVGGSLGAAALNEVVPRAVALLAPNERPRIVHQAGAKHIDALRENYAAAGLPAGDGEQNSVELVPFIDDMTSAYANADLVICRSGAMTVSEISAVGVAAFFVPFPFAVDDHQTTNAAFLAGNGAALVVQQRDLSAEMLADWLRSQTRASLAEMAERSRSLAKPDATEQVAQICATVAGSISGASPEGKQ
- the murD gene encoding UDP-N-acetylmuramoyl-L-alanine--D-glutamate ligase, coding for MFGEKFRDRQKPMVLVLGLGESGLAMARWCARHGCRLRVADTREVPPNLSALEAHRVDAEFVGGAFSPALLDGIELVAISPGLSPLAADLLPLISAAREQGIPVWGELELFSLALQTLGESGYAPKVIAITGTNGKTTTTSLTGLLCERAGKKVAVAGNISPSLLDKLSEAIDNTALPDVWVLELSSFQLETAHTFAPDAAAVLNITQDHLDWHGGLDAYAAAKGRIFGPQTVRVLNRDDARVMSLAPSGESEADVVTFGVTEPKNDGDYGLLRENGIVWLVEAHDRDASDEPVPKRRRKNEVVALPNIALKRLMPADALRIRGLHNAANALAAYALARAVGLPGAPLLHGLREYRGEPHRVELIASIEGIDYVDDSKGTNVGATVAALDGLAQRVVLIAGGDGKGQEFDPLAAPVMRWCRAVMLIGRDAPQIRAALEHTGIALTDHATLEDATRAATALAQPGDAVLLSPACASFDMFKGYAHRAEVFRGTVEDIAAERGTMI
- the ftsW gene encoding putative lipid II flippase FtsW, with the translated sequence MSWSERFGSRTAGAGEGASGGGAARVGGRTGSGLASAVNGVRPLRSRMLDYDHSLLWVVVALLGLGVVMVYSASIAMPDSPKYSSYRDWAFLARQILFVVLGSVIGIVAFRVPISTWDKYAPKLFLISLFALVIVLIPHIGKGVNGARRWIPLGITNMQPSEIMKLAVTIYAANYTVRKQEYMHSFAKGFLPMAVAVGLVGALLLLEPDMGAFMVIAAIAMGVLFLGGVNGKLFGGLVATAVGTFSLLVWASPWRRERIFAYLDPWDDRYAQGKAYQLTHSLIAFGRGEWFGVGLGGSVEKLNYLPEAHTDFILAVIGEELGFVGVLVVILMFYWIVRRSFEIGRQALALDRTFAGLVAKGLGIWFGAQTFINMGVNLGLLPTKGLTLPLVSYGGSGILLNCVAVAVLMRVDYENRVLMRGGKV